The following proteins come from a genomic window of Micromonospora echinofusca:
- a CDS encoding MFS transporter: protein MPATTTVPAGRTVGGHHAQGWRIVAALAVTSTVGYGVLYYAYAVLLAPMAATLGVSTTAVTGALTASVLAGALTAIPVGRWLDHHGGRALMTAGSLAATGLLVAWSQVRTISQLYAVMTGIGITSAMVLYEPAFAVIVSWFTPDRRTTALLAVTVVAGFASTIFMPLTGLLEAHLGWRDTLLVLAAIHGLLAVPLHALTVRRPPTATTAPASTTRTGHAQRRAVVTAAMRDARFWILAGSLVAHGAATSTMTVHLIGYLVSRGHPTTFAATAVGLLGVLSVTGRLVLTAARRHLRVTTIVAAVFAIQAAAVLAMPLLADTRTGAIATVVGFGLGFGITSLATPALLADRYGTTAYATIAGRLTAPVTIARAAAPLVAATLLHTAAGYVPLLAAIAGCCAIAAIGMLARAATTPPAPAG from the coding sequence ATGCCCGCCACCACCACAGTGCCCGCCGGCCGCACGGTCGGCGGGCACCACGCCCAGGGTTGGCGGATCGTCGCCGCTCTCGCCGTCACCTCGACCGTCGGCTACGGCGTCCTCTACTACGCCTACGCGGTCCTGCTGGCCCCGATGGCCGCCACCCTCGGCGTCTCCACCACCGCCGTCACCGGCGCGCTCACCGCCTCCGTCCTCGCGGGCGCCCTCACGGCCATCCCCGTCGGCCGGTGGCTCGACCACCACGGCGGACGTGCGCTCATGACCGCTGGTTCGCTCGCCGCGACCGGCCTGCTCGTGGCCTGGTCGCAGGTCCGCACCATCAGCCAGCTCTACGCCGTCATGACCGGCATCGGGATCACGAGCGCGATGGTCCTCTACGAACCCGCCTTCGCCGTCATCGTCTCCTGGTTCACCCCTGACCGACGCACCACGGCGCTGCTGGCGGTGACGGTCGTGGCCGGGTTCGCCAGCACCATCTTCATGCCCCTGACCGGCCTGCTCGAGGCACACCTCGGCTGGCGCGACACGCTGCTCGTCCTCGCCGCCATCCACGGCCTGCTCGCCGTGCCCCTTCACGCGCTCACCGTCCGCCGCCCGCCGACAGCGACGACGGCACCCGCCAGCACCACGCGGACCGGGCACGCCCAGCGGCGCGCGGTCGTCACCGCCGCGATGCGCGACGCCCGGTTCTGGATCCTCGCCGGCAGCCTCGTCGCCCACGGCGCCGCCACCAGCACCATGACCGTGCACCTCATCGGCTACCTCGTCAGCCGTGGGCACCCCACCACCTTCGCCGCCACCGCGGTCGGCCTACTCGGTGTCCTGTCCGTCACCGGCAGGCTCGTCCTCACCGCCGCCCGCCGACACCTGCGGGTCACCACCATCGTCGCCGCCGTCTTCGCCATCCAGGCCGCCGCCGTCCTCGCGATGCCCCTGCTCGCCGACACCCGCACCGGCGCCATCGCGACCGTCGTCGGCTTCGGACTCGGCTTCGGCATCACCAGCCTCGCCACGCCCGCCCTGCTCGCCGACCGGTACGGCACCACCGCCTACGCCACCATCGCCGGGCGACTCACCGCCCCCGTCACCATCGCCAGAGCCGCCGCGCCCCTGGTCGCGGCCACCCTCCTGCACACCGCCGCGGGGTACGTGCCGCTACTCGCCGCCATCGCTGGATGCTGCGCCATCGCGGCCATCGGCATGCTCGCCCGCGCCGCCACCACACCACCCGCCCCGGCCGGCTGA
- the rfbB gene encoding dTDP-glucose 4,6-dehydratase yields MLVTGGAGFIGTNFVRHTLAHHPGYRIRVLDKLTYAGHRSVAEDAEFVHGDVCDAELVERLVAGSDIVVHFAAESHVDNSLRDADAFVHSNIIGTYALLQAVRRHDVRLHHISTDEVFGDLPLEGSELFHEGTPYNPSSPYAATKAASDMLVRAWVRSYGVAATLSNCANNYGPYQHVEKFIPRQVTNVIEGRRPRLYGQGVNVREWTHVDDHNRALHLILDRGRIGETYLIGSGDTRTNREVVELVNQLMGRDPGDFEHVRDRAGHDLRYANDSTKLRSELGWAPEYADFRAGLAATIDWYRSNRDWWQEDKVSTEAGYALVDQ; encoded by the coding sequence ATGCTCGTCACCGGCGGAGCCGGTTTCATCGGTACGAACTTCGTGCGCCACACCCTGGCGCACCACCCGGGCTACCGCATCCGGGTGCTCGACAAGCTGACCTACGCCGGTCACCGGTCCGTCGCCGAAGACGCGGAGTTCGTGCACGGCGACGTCTGCGACGCGGAGCTGGTCGAGCGGCTGGTGGCCGGCAGCGACATCGTCGTCCACTTCGCGGCCGAGTCGCACGTCGACAACTCGCTGCGGGACGCCGACGCGTTCGTGCACAGCAACATCATCGGGACGTACGCGCTGCTCCAGGCGGTGCGCCGGCACGACGTACGGCTGCACCACATCTCCACCGACGAGGTCTTCGGCGACCTGCCGCTGGAGGGCTCGGAGCTGTTCCACGAGGGAACGCCCTACAACCCGTCGAGCCCGTACGCGGCCACCAAGGCGGCCTCCGACATGCTGGTCCGGGCGTGGGTGCGTTCGTACGGGGTGGCGGCGACGTTGTCGAACTGCGCCAACAACTACGGCCCCTACCAGCACGTGGAGAAGTTCATCCCCCGGCAGGTCACCAACGTCATCGAGGGCCGGCGGCCCCGCCTGTACGGCCAGGGGGTCAACGTCCGCGAGTGGACGCACGTCGACGACCACAACCGGGCCCTGCACCTGATCCTGGACCGGGGCCGGATCGGCGAGACGTACCTGATCGGCTCGGGCGACACCCGCACCAACCGGGAGGTCGTCGAACTGGTGAACCAGCTCATGGGGAGGGATCCGGGCGACTTCGAGCACGTCCGGGACCGGGCCGGGCACGACCTGCGCTACGCCAACGACAGCACGAAGCTGCGCAGCGAGCTCGGGTGGGCTCCGGAGTACGCGGACTTCCGGGCCGGCCTGGCGGCGACCATCGACTGGTACCGGTCGAACCGGGACTGGTGGCAGGAGGACAAGGTCTCCACCGAGGCGGGTTACGCACTCGTGGATCAGTAG
- a CDS encoding helix-turn-helix domain-containing protein, with the protein MHSDVGEQFTVDEMARTAGFSKFHFCRVFHRMTGVSPGRFLSALRLQRTKYLLVSTSLSVTEISHLVGYTSVGTFSTRFSSSVGTSPTNYRRLGGVLPRPRTDQCTPPPAGTGPALRGEVRTPPGTRPHWIFLGLFPSRIQQGEPVRSVFLPGPGPFVLDQVPAGEWYLMAHAVDPGAGAPPAADTPRDLLVGAHGPVVVQRGAPPRPVDLVLRPREAFDPPVVHAVADAPPGEGLLDARAGGPTVEPYGPVGDHARCEGAGRSLVVSARPRRMTDGVRPSRPTPTRAPGPSRPGRNTRPYLPWPPPRPEGPTQQSTDEVDGGNRGKQ; encoded by the coding sequence ATGCACAGCGATGTGGGTGAGCAGTTCACCGTGGACGAAATGGCACGCACGGCCGGGTTCAGCAAGTTCCATTTCTGCCGGGTCTTCCACCGGATGACCGGGGTCTCCCCCGGGCGCTTCCTCTCCGCGCTGCGCCTGCAACGGACGAAGTACCTGCTCGTCTCCACCTCGTTGAGCGTCACCGAGATCAGTCACCTGGTCGGCTACACCAGCGTCGGCACGTTCAGCACCCGCTTCAGCAGCAGCGTCGGCACCTCACCCACCAACTACCGCCGGCTCGGCGGGGTGCTGCCCCGGCCCCGTACCGACCAGTGCACGCCCCCGCCCGCCGGCACGGGCCCGGCGCTGCGCGGCGAGGTGCGCACGCCGCCGGGCACCAGGCCGCACTGGATCTTCCTGGGGCTCTTCCCGAGCCGGATCCAACAGGGCGAGCCGGTGCGCTCGGTCTTCCTGCCGGGTCCGGGGCCGTTCGTCCTCGACCAGGTGCCGGCCGGCGAGTGGTACCTGATGGCGCACGCGGTCGACCCGGGCGCCGGCGCACCCCCGGCCGCGGACACGCCCCGCGACCTGCTCGTCGGCGCCCACGGGCCGGTCGTGGTCCAACGTGGCGCCCCGCCCCGGCCCGTGGACCTCGTCCTCCGGCCGCGGGAAGCCTTCGACCCGCCGGTGGTGCACGCCGTCGCCGACGCTCCCCCGGGCGAGGGGCTCCTCGACGCGCGGGCCGGCGGGCCGACCGTCGAGCCGTACGGCCCGGTGGGCGACCACGCCCGGTGCGAGGGTGCCGGACGCTCGCTGGTGGTCTCCGCGCGGCCGCGTCGCATGACCGACGGCGTACGGCCCAGCCGGCCCACCCCGACCCGGGCCCCCGGGCCGTCCCGGCCGGGACGGAACACGCGGCCGTACCTTCCGTGGCCACCGCCGCGACCCGAAGGGCCGACGCAGCAGTCCACCGACGAGGTGGACGGCGGCAACCGCGGCAAACAGTGA
- the rfbA gene encoding glucose-1-phosphate thymidylyltransferase RfbA, whose translation MKGIVLAGGSGTRLYPLTIPVSKQLLPISDKPMIYYPLSVLMLAGIREILIIGKAADLPQFRTLLGDGSHLGLDLTYVAQPEPRGIAEAFLLGANHIGDDQCALVLGDNIFHGTAFSKLLRDEVRDLRGCTLFGYSVKDPERHGVGVTDEHGKLIDIEEKPSRPHSNRAITGLYLYDNDVVDIAKNLRPSVRGELEITDVNRAYVAAGRAKLIDLGRGFAWLDAGTPEAMLQASQYVRTLEERQGVRIACIEETALRMGYIDAQTCYRLGTSMSGSNYGRYVMDIAEEFGALV comes from the coding sequence GTGAAGGGAATCGTCCTGGCCGGAGGATCCGGTACGCGGCTCTATCCGTTGACCATTCCGGTGTCCAAGCAGCTGCTGCCCATCAGCGACAAGCCGATGATCTACTACCCGCTCTCGGTCCTCATGCTCGCCGGCATCAGGGAGATCCTGATCATCGGCAAGGCCGCCGACCTGCCGCAGTTCCGGACCCTGCTCGGGGACGGCTCCCACCTCGGCCTGGACCTCACCTACGTCGCGCAGCCGGAGCCGCGCGGCATCGCCGAGGCGTTCCTGCTCGGTGCCAACCACATCGGCGACGACCAGTGCGCCCTGGTCCTGGGCGACAACATCTTCCACGGCACCGCCTTCTCGAAGCTGCTCCGTGACGAGGTCCGGGACCTGCGGGGTTGCACGCTCTTCGGCTACTCCGTCAAGGATCCGGAACGCCACGGCGTGGGCGTGACCGACGAGCACGGCAAGCTGATCGACATCGAGGAGAAGCCGTCCCGGCCGCACTCCAACCGCGCGATCACCGGCCTGTACCTCTACGACAACGACGTGGTCGACATCGCCAAGAACCTGCGCCCGTCGGTCCGGGGGGAACTCGAGATCACCGACGTCAACCGGGCGTACGTCGCGGCGGGCCGGGCCAAGCTCATCGACCTCGGCCGCGGCTTCGCCTGGCTGGACGCGGGGACACCGGAGGCGATGCTCCAGGCCAGCCAGTACGTGCGGACGCTGGAGGAGCGGCAGGGCGTACGCATCGCCTGCATCGAGGAGACGGCGCTGCGGATGGGCTACATCGACGCGCAGACGTGCTACCGACTGGGCACGAGCATGTCGGGCTCGAACTACGGTCGGTACGTGATGGACATCGCCGAGGAGTTCGGGGCGTTGGTGTGA